The following DNA comes from Pseudomonas sp. Tri1.
CGTGGGGTGCAGACCCACTTCAAGGCCGTGGTGGTCAGCCGGCAGTTCGAGGGGCTCAATCGCGTCAAGCGCCACCAGAAGGTCTACGGCACGCTGGGCGAGCTGATGGGCGAATTCCATGCGTTGGCGCTGCATACCTACACTCCCGAGGAGTGGGCGCAGATCGAGGCAGCTCCGGCTTCGCCGACCTGTGCCGGTGGCAGCAAGCACTGACCACCGGTGGTGAGGAGCTATGTGTGGCGAGGGGATAAATCCCCTCGCCACACATATGCAAGCTATGGAATTGCAGTCCTGTAACCCAAATGTTTTTGTTAGAATCCGCAACGCGCCGCTCACCCGGCGCGTTTTTTTTCGTATCCGGTTCACCCTTTACGAGGGTAGCCACCTGGAGAAACACCCATGACACAACCCATTGTCGTGGCGGCACTGTATAAGTTCGTCACCCTTGAAGATTACGTCGAGCTGCGCGAGCCCTTGCTCAAGGCCATGCTCGACAACGGCATCAAAGGCACGTTGCTGATCGCCGCAGAAGGCATCAACGGCACGGTCTCCGGCACCCGCGAAGGCATCGACGGCCTGCTGGCCTGGCTCAAGAACGATCCGCGCATGATCGACATCGACCATAAAGAGTCGTACTGCGACGAGCAGCCGTTCTACCGGACCAAGGTCAAGCTCAAGAAAGAAATCGTCACTCTGGGCGTTGAAGGCGTGGACCCGAACAAGCAGGTCGGCACCTACGTCGAGCCGCAGGACTGGAACGCGCTGATCAGCGATCCCGAAGTGCTGTTGATCGACACCCGTAACGACTACGAAGTGTCCATCGGCACCTTTGAAGGCGCGATTGACCCCAAGACCACCAGCTTTCGTGAGTTCCCTGAGTACATCAAGGCCAACTTCGACCCGGCCAGGCACAAGAAAGTCGCGATGTTCTGCACCGGCGGCATTCGCTGTGAAAAAGCTTCGAGCTACATGCTCGGCCAGGGTTTCGATGAGGTCTATCACCTCAAGGGCGGCATTCTGAAGTACCTCGAAGAGGTGCCTCAGGAAGAAACCAAATGGCGCGGCGACTGCTTCGTGTTCGATAACCGTGTGACCGTTCGCCACGACCTCAGCGAAGGCGACTACGATCAATGTCATGCCTGTCGCACACCGGTCAGCGTCGAAGACCGCGCCTCGGAACACTATGTACCGGGCATCAGCTGTCCTCATTGCTGGGATAAGCTGAGCGAGAAGACCCGTCGCAGTGCCATCGACCGGCAAAAACAGATCGAACTGGCCAAGGCCCGCAACATGCCGCACCCGATCGGCTACAACTACAAGCAGTCATCTTCCGAGGCTTGAACCATGGCGCCACGCCTGCTCTATGTGTTGGACCCGATGTGTTCCTGGTGCTGGGGTTTCGCGCCGGTGGCCGAGGCACTGGTCGAGCAGGCTCACGCCGCTGGCGTCGAACTGCACCTGGTGGTGGGCGGTTTGCGCACGGGCAGTGGCTCGGCGCTGGAGCCGACCACCCGGCGCTACATCCTGGAGCACTGGCAGGCCGTCACCCAGGCCACCGGCCAACCCTTCAAGGTTGAGGGGGCGTTACCG
Coding sequences within:
- a CDS encoding BolA family protein codes for the protein MSMLQRIESTLGLLQPEHLQVLDESHMHSRGVQTHFKAVVVSRQFEGLNRVKRHQKVYGTLGELMGEFHALALHTYTPEEWAQIEAAPASPTCAGGSKH
- a CDS encoding rhodanese-related sulfurtransferase is translated as MTQPIVVAALYKFVTLEDYVELREPLLKAMLDNGIKGTLLIAAEGINGTVSGTREGIDGLLAWLKNDPRMIDIDHKESYCDEQPFYRTKVKLKKEIVTLGVEGVDPNKQVGTYVEPQDWNALISDPEVLLIDTRNDYEVSIGTFEGAIDPKTTSFREFPEYIKANFDPARHKKVAMFCTGGIRCEKASSYMLGQGFDEVYHLKGGILKYLEEVPQEETKWRGDCFVFDNRVTVRHDLSEGDYDQCHACRTPVSVEDRASEHYVPGISCPHCWDKLSEKTRRSAIDRQKQIELAKARNMPHPIGYNYKQSSSEA